A stretch of the Coprobacillus cateniformis genome encodes the following:
- a CDS encoding M15 family metallopeptidase, protein MKTIILNKADIHKGNLILINYQYPYHNNPDLPILKEDNISLEKRTYNLLKNILQDINQTHQISLVSGFRTEEEQTLIYKDSLYNNGIEFTNRYVALPQHSEHQTGLAIDLGLNSDHIDFIRPEFPHVGVCQNFRNIAYQYGFIQRYEEDKEAMTHIANEPWHFRYVGIPHSMFMMEKHLCLEEYIEDIKNYSIHKPLNYYFQNRLFSIFYVPILNQTATITLADNAVYQISGNNIDGFIVTVWRTYA, encoded by the coding sequence ATGAAAACAATTATTCTCAATAAAGCTGATATTCATAAAGGAAATTTAATTCTTATTAATTATCAGTATCCATACCATAACAATCCTGATCTTCCTATTTTAAAAGAAGATAACATTTCATTAGAAAAAAGAACATATAACTTACTCAAAAATATTCTCCAAGACATAAATCAAACACATCAAATATCTCTTGTCAGCGGTTTTCGTACAGAGGAAGAACAAACCCTTATATATAAAGATTCACTATATAACAATGGCATCGAATTTACCAATCGCTATGTTGCCTTACCACAACATAGTGAACATCAAACCGGCCTTGCTATAGATTTAGGACTCAATTCAGATCATATTGATTTTATACGCCCAGAGTTTCCACATGTAGGTGTTTGTCAAAACTTTAGAAACATAGCATATCAATATGGCTTTATTCAACGCTATGAAGAGGACAAAGAAGCAATGACACATATTGCAAATGAACCTTGGCATTTCCGTTATGTTGGCATTCCCCACTCCATGTTTATGATGGAAAAACATTTATGTTTAGAGGAATATATTGAAGATATAAAGAACTATTCTATACACAAACCATTAAATTACTATTTTCAAAATCGATTATTTTCTATATTTTATGTACCAATATTAAACCAAACAGCAACAATCACTTTAGCAGACAATGCTGTATATCAAATTTCAGGAAATAATATTGATGGCTTTATTGTCACTGTTTGGAGGACATATGCATAA
- the rsgA gene encoding ribosome small subunit-dependent GTPase A, translated as MQSGRIIKALSGFYYVESEEKIYQCRARGKFRKNDQTPLVGDFCEFSIENEVEGYILKLLPRKNALVRPPICNVDQALLVFSAKEPDLNTLLLNRFLILIEHLHIEPLICISKMDLAVQKDVHQLMFPYEAAGYRVYYVSAQENQGIEEIKHLFKKKVTVITGQSGVGKSSLLNALDIHLNIETNEISKALGRGKHTTRHVELLKMYDGYVADTPGFSSLELTMEPIELAHSYHDFEELSQLCKFRGCLHDSEPYCAVKEAVTDERISQERYEDYLSFLKETKALKEKKYG; from the coding sequence ATGCAAAGCGGAAGAATTATTAAAGCGTTATCTGGATTTTACTATGTAGAGAGTGAGGAAAAAATATATCAGTGTCGGGCAAGAGGAAAATTTAGAAAAAATGATCAAACGCCATTGGTAGGAGATTTTTGTGAATTCTCTATAGAAAATGAAGTGGAAGGGTATATTCTTAAACTTTTGCCACGAAAAAACGCATTAGTGAGACCTCCTATTTGTAATGTTGATCAGGCACTTTTGGTTTTTTCTGCTAAAGAGCCTGATTTAAACACGCTTTTATTAAATCGATTTTTAATACTTATTGAGCATCTTCATATTGAGCCACTAATTTGTATATCTAAAATGGATTTAGCTGTACAAAAAGATGTTCATCAACTCATGTTTCCATATGAAGCAGCTGGATATCGTGTTTATTATGTAAGTGCACAAGAAAACCAAGGGATAGAGGAGATTAAACACTTATTCAAGAAAAAAGTCACTGTTATCACTGGTCAAAGCGGAGTTGGCAAATCAAGCCTTCTTAATGCATTAGATATTCATTTGAATATTGAAACAAATGAGATTTCTAAAGCTTTGGGAAGAGGAAAGCATACAACACGTCATGTTGAACTGTTAAAGATGTATGATGGGTATGTTGCCGATACTCCTGGTTTTTCTTCATTAGAATTAACAATGGAACCAATTGAACTTGCTCATAGTTATCATGATTTTGAAGAGTTATCACAACTCTGTAAGTTTAGAGGATGTCTTCATGATAGTGAACCTTATTGTGCAGTTAAAGAGGCGGTCACTGATGAAAGGATATCCCAGGAAAGGTATGAAGATTATTTATCGTTCTTAAAAGAAACAAAAGCATTAAAGGAGAAGAAATATGGTTAA
- the vanG gene encoding D-alanine--D-serine ligase VanG, with protein MMKKTIAILFGGHSSEYSVSLESAYSVLCHLDHDKYNIYMIGITKDGKWYHFDGDILDIQNDTWWQHPLHEVTISPDPTKHALIEMKTDHFILVHIDAIFPILHGKNGEDGTVQGLIALSGIPLIGCSVASSALCMDKERAHQIVNHAGIRVPKSFVLTSMQDYQLQKNNFLKLSLPLFVKPVKAGSSYGITKVTHLDEIEKAIEFAFTYDNEILIEENIEGFEVGCAVMGTDQLILGRVDEIELSQGFFDFTEKYTLKSSQIHMPARIDSQIEKRIQETAQMIYKALGCQVFARVDMFLTPENEIVFNEVNTIPGFTSHSRFPSMLQGIGYSFENILDKLIEMGLNHENNYSQ; from the coding sequence ATTATGAAAAAAACAATTGCAATTCTTTTTGGAGGACATTCAAGCGAATATAGCGTATCACTTGAATCAGCATACTCAGTTCTTTGTCATCTAGATCATGATAAATATAACATTTATATGATTGGCATTACAAAAGATGGGAAGTGGTATCATTTTGATGGCGATATCTTAGATATTCAAAATGACACATGGTGGCAGCATCCTCTTCACGAAGTCACAATTTCACCTGATCCAACCAAACATGCACTTATAGAAATGAAAACAGATCACTTTATACTTGTTCACATTGATGCGATTTTTCCAATTTTACATGGTAAAAATGGTGAAGATGGAACAGTTCAAGGTTTAATTGCATTATCTGGCATTCCCCTCATCGGTTGTTCTGTAGCCAGTTCAGCATTATGTATGGATAAAGAACGTGCTCATCAAATTGTCAATCATGCAGGCATTCGTGTGCCAAAATCTTTTGTCCTAACATCCATGCAAGATTATCAATTGCAAAAAAACAATTTTCTCAAACTCTCTTTGCCACTCTTTGTGAAGCCAGTAAAAGCAGGATCATCATATGGGATTACAAAAGTCACTCATCTTGATGAAATAGAAAAAGCTATTGAATTTGCTTTTACTTATGATAATGAGATTCTTATTGAAGAAAATATTGAGGGATTTGAAGTTGGATGTGCAGTCATGGGAACTGATCAACTCATTCTCGGTCGTGTTGATGAAATTGAATTATCACAAGGTTTTTTTGATTTTACTGAAAAATATACTTTAAAATCTTCACAGATTCATATGCCTGCTCGTATAGATTCTCAAATTGAAAAACGCATTCAGGAAACAGCACAAATGATCTATAAAGCTTTAGGATGTCAAGTTTTTGCAAGAGTTGATATGTTCTTAACACCAGAAAATGAGATTGTCTTTAATGAAGTGAATACAATTCCTGGCTTCACATCTCACAGTCGTTTCCCAAGCATGTTGCAAGGCATTGGATATAGTTTTGAAAATATTTTAGATAAACTTATTGAAATGGGGTTAAACCATGAAAACAATTATTCTCAATAA
- a CDS encoding acyltransferase family protein yields the protein MHKRNYPMIDIMRIIASILVIGIHTYPFLQISPSLDFITTHIIGRIAVPFFFMTTAFFLFEHGEPTLQRLKKTLNQLGIIYLICIFIYIPIQIYNNTLIQSVPNLIQDIFMDGTFYHLWYLPATLIGISLVYIIYKYCSLKLGFILVIILYILSSFYILLV from the coding sequence ATGCATAAGAGAAATTATCCAATGATTGATATTATGCGTATTATTGCTTCAATCCTTGTCATTGGCATTCATACATACCCATTTTTACAAATCAGTCCATCACTTGATTTTATAACAACACATATTATTGGCAGAATTGCTGTCCCTTTCTTTTTTATGACAACTGCTTTCTTTCTGTTTGAACATGGAGAACCTACACTACAAAGATTAAAAAAGACACTTAATCAACTGGGAATAATTTATCTGATATGCATCTTTATATACATTCCTATTCAAATCTATAATAATACTCTTATTCAATCAGTTCCAAATCTGATTCAGGATATTTTTATGGATGGAACATTCTACCATTTGTGGTATCTTCCTGCAACACTTATCGGAATAAGTTTGGTTTATATAATATATAAGTACTGTTCTTTAAAACTTGGATTTATTCTTGTCATCATTTTATATATTTTGTCATCATTTTATATATTATTGGTTTAG
- the vanT gene encoding serine racemase VanT catalytic subunit produces the protein MEKLKYQTDRSWVEINLDALENNVQEISKLLRSRKQIMAVVKADAYGHGAIKISQELEKLGIDCFAVATIDEAMILRQNHIHGDILILGFTAPHLAPLLLKYHLIQTVIDYDYGQQLNAMQLPLQIHIKIDSGMHRLGADYHDLTHIRRLFELPYLHVEGVFSHLCVADSSKMEDIHFTKQQFLNFNQTIHQLQEFGYDVGKVHIQSSYGLLNYPDYHYDYARMGIALYGVQSSTDDYMKNHLNLQPVLSIQSHIACLHHYPAGSSLGYGRTYTLEKDSLIAVVPLGYADGLPRQLSQNQDVLVRGKKIPIVGRICMDQLMIDVTSLKDVQLNDIVTFIGHNHQQTIGIEELAKNAHTISNEILSRIGQRLPKVYIKKGNIINENTQTFLL, from the coding sequence ATGGAAAAACTCAAGTACCAAACAGATCGAAGTTGGGTTGAGATTAATTTAGATGCTTTAGAAAACAATGTTCAAGAAATATCAAAATTACTACGTTCTCGTAAACAGATTATGGCTGTTGTTAAAGCAGATGCTTATGGTCATGGAGCAATAAAAATTTCTCAAGAGTTAGAAAAATTAGGAATTGATTGTTTTGCAGTCGCAACCATTGATGAAGCTATGATATTAAGACAAAATCATATTCATGGGGATATATTAATTCTTGGTTTTACTGCACCACATCTTGCACCACTCTTATTAAAATATCATTTAATTCAAACAGTTATTGACTATGATTATGGTCAACAATTAAATGCTATGCAGCTGCCTTTACAAATCCATATAAAAATTGATTCAGGTATGCATCGTCTAGGTGCTGATTATCATGATTTAACACATATTCGACGACTTTTTGAATTACCTTACTTACATGTTGAGGGTGTATTCTCTCATTTATGTGTTGCTGACAGTTCAAAGATGGAGGACATTCATTTTACTAAGCAACAGTTCTTAAACTTTAATCAAACAATACATCAACTCCAGGAATTTGGTTATGATGTTGGCAAAGTCCACATCCAAAGCAGTTATGGTCTTTTAAATTACCCTGACTATCATTACGATTATGCTCGTATGGGAATTGCTTTGTACGGAGTGCAATCTAGTACTGATGACTATATGAAAAACCATCTGAATTTACAACCAGTTTTATCAATCCAATCACATATTGCTTGTCTGCATCATTACCCCGCCGGCTCTTCACTTGGTTATGGGAGAACATATACACTTGAAAAAGACAGTCTGATTGCAGTTGTTCCTCTAGGATATGCAGATGGACTTCCTCGTCAGCTTTCACAAAATCAAGATGTCTTGGTTCGCGGTAAAAAAATACCAATTGTGGGAAGAATATGTATGGATCAATTAATGATTGATGTGACTTCTTTAAAAGATGTACAACTCAATGATATTGTCACTTTTATTGGTCATAATCATCAACAAACAATTGGTATAGAAGAATTGGCTAAAAATGCACATACAATATCTAATGAGATTTTAAGTCGTATTGGTCAACGTCTTCCAAAAGTTTATATAAAGAAAGGAAATATCATTAATGAAAACACCCAAACGTTCTTACTATAA
- a CDS encoding DegV family protein — protein MFQIVTDGSCDLEQALVEQYQLHVVPFYITKDGLTHQKEKEDISVEEFYQFMVDHIDVFPKTSMPSVQDYMRVFESILENKEDILCICITTKFSGSYNSALTAKQMLEAHYPLQRITIIDSTVNTVLQGLLVLEAGKMRLNGYEYAEVIEKIEMIKETGRIFFTVGNFEYLIHGGRIGKVAGVAAKTLGIKPLIVLRDGEIFASGVTRGREKSKRKVIENVIDYFRENHLNPYDYAFCVGYGYDKKEGEVFQKLLESSLKEKLSGFNEPIFIQHIGATIGVHTGPYPIGVGLIKKYNKS, from the coding sequence ATGTTTCAAATTGTAACGGATGGATCATGTGATTTAGAACAAGCTTTAGTTGAACAATATCAATTGCATGTTGTGCCATTTTATATTACTAAAGATGGGTTAACTCATCAAAAAGAAAAAGAAGATATTTCTGTTGAAGAATTTTATCAATTTATGGTTGATCACATAGATGTTTTTCCTAAAACATCTATGCCATCTGTTCAAGATTATATGAGAGTTTTTGAATCTATTCTAGAAAATAAAGAGGATATTTTATGTATCTGTATTACAACAAAGTTTTCAGGTTCATATAATAGTGCTTTGACAGCTAAACAAATGTTAGAAGCACATTATCCTTTACAACGTATAACAATTATTGATTCGACAGTCAATACTGTGCTTCAAGGATTGTTAGTCTTAGAAGCAGGAAAAATGCGTTTAAATGGCTATGAATATGCTGAAGTGATTGAAAAAATTGAGATGATTAAAGAAACAGGAAGAATCTTTTTTACAGTTGGCAATTTTGAATATTTGATTCATGGAGGACGTATTGGCAAAGTTGCTGGTGTTGCTGCTAAGACATTAGGGATTAAACCATTGATTGTTTTACGTGATGGGGAAATCTTTGCATCTGGTGTGACAAGAGGTAGGGAAAAGTCAAAACGTAAAGTCATTGAAAATGTCATTGATTATTTTCGAGAGAATCATTTAAACCCATATGATTATGCATTTTGTGTGGGTTATGGTTACGATAAAAAAGAAGGTGAAGTGTTTCAAAAACTTTTAGAGTCTTCTTTGAAAGAAAAGTTATCTGGTTTTAATGAACCTATATTCATTCAGCATATTGGAGCAACTATTGGAGTCCATACTGGACCATATCCTATAGGTGTTGGGTTGATTAAAAAATATAATAAATCATGA
- the rpe gene encoding ribulose-phosphate 3-epimerase yields MVKVAPSVLSANFAELKKDLDMIKACGADWIHYDVMDGHFVPNISFGYSILKDISKVTDMYLDVHLMISHPMKYVDEFIKAGASLITFHVEAMANETSTRELIQHIQNQGIHVGLSIKPTTQVDEIEKYLDDVDLVLVMSVEPGFGGQSFQHQAIDKIRKLHSLKNGRHFIIEVDGGINAETGLLCKEAGVDVLVAGSYVFQADNCQKAIDSLK; encoded by the coding sequence ATGGTTAAGGTTGCACCTTCAGTATTATCAGCAAATTTTGCTGAATTAAAGAAAGATTTGGATATGATAAAAGCATGTGGTGCTGATTGGATTCACTATGATGTTATGGATGGACATTTTGTTCCTAATATTTCATTTGGTTATAGTATTTTAAAAGATATATCAAAAGTAACTGATATGTATTTAGATGTCCATTTGATGATTAGTCATCCTATGAAGTATGTTGATGAATTTATTAAAGCTGGAGCTTCATTAATAACATTTCATGTTGAAGCAATGGCAAACGAAACATCAACAAGAGAGTTAATTCAACATATTCAAAATCAAGGAATTCATGTTGGTTTAAGCATTAAACCAACAACACAGGTTGATGAAATTGAAAAGTATTTAGATGATGTAGATTTGGTTTTGGTTATGAGTGTTGAACCTGGATTTGGAGGACAGTCTTTCCAACATCAAGCAATTGATAAAATTAGAAAATTACATTCTCTAAAAAATGGAAGACACTTTATTATTGAAGTTGATGGGGGAATCAATGCTGAGACAGGTCTTTTGTGTAAAGAAGCTGGTGTTGATGTGCTGGTTGCAGGAAGTTATGTTTTCCAAGCAGATAATTGTCAAAAGGCTATTGATTCTTTAAAATGA
- a CDS encoding acyltransferase family protein, which yields MYNSIFQFCEYTRNGLFFAPIFLWLGAYIAQHQRRISRYHWYITLCISFLFMAGETIILNSYNIPKHDAMNIFLPMSMYLLFMIIISYTGQRYPRCKDLSLMIYIIHPMMIVVTRMLGKILHLETYFIDNHLIHFCIVTLLSIICSYIFIFIKKGMIQHGKTQVPNRSKLG from the coding sequence TTGTATAATTCTATTTTTCAATTTTGTGAATATACACGAAATGGTCTATTCTTTGCTCCAATATTTTTATGGCTAGGAGCTTATATTGCTCAGCACCAACGCAGAATTTCCAGATATCATTGGTATATTACACTCTGTATTAGTTTTCTTTTCATGGCTGGCGAAACTATTATTTTAAATAGTTATAATATACCCAAACATGATGCTATGAATATATTTTTACCTATGTCTATGTATTTGCTTTTTATGATTATAATATCTTATACAGGTCAGCGTTATCCAAGGTGTAAAGATTTATCTTTGATGATTTATATTATTCATCCTATGATGATTGTTGTCACAAGAATGCTAGGAAAGATTTTACATTTAGAAACTTATTTTATTGATAATCATTTAATACATTTTTGCATTGTAACACTTTTATCAATAATCTGCTCATATATTTTTATCTTCATCAAGAAAGGAATGATTCAGCATGGAAAAACTCAAGTACCAAACAGATCGAAGTTGGGTTGA
- a CDS encoding M15 family metallopeptidase — MKTPKRSYYNQKRSFSKRILIIPIVVICLTVLMFFQWTRIQLAFKGYSLTEQNMILKLDDEEIKSFLNNDKINSLESWNELENENHYQEYAYYQKLHSQLSKKDVIAYIDTFYQKYYDKLKELNYSDDVLCQMMKKAQLSDFEYITKQNLNYQQTKSYLDITGVIYTDLKAYIDSQKQPLEAVLSISYPFINSQNKVNRTYQIINPDSLATIIKKGFQIASDYIPNDLVTPNIIFSQDCTNRQLRKEASEALELMAQDASKENLHLAIKSAYRSYQEQKDIYDEYHQKYDQVTADSLVAIPGSSEHQLGLGVDLTSQSVIDGEWRFFGDTPEYKWVVANAHRYGYILRYPSHNSKMTGTTNEPWHFRYVGKEIAKIIHDNNWTLEEYVLHYGLGSDCLITK; from the coding sequence ATGAAAACACCCAAACGTTCTTACTATAATCAAAAACGCTCTTTTTCTAAACGTATTTTAATTATTCCTATTGTTGTTATATGCTTGACAGTTCTTATGTTCTTCCAATGGACAAGAATCCAACTGGCTTTCAAAGGATATAGTTTAACAGAACAAAATATGATTCTAAAACTTGATGACGAAGAAATCAAAAGTTTTTTAAACAATGATAAAATCAATAGTTTAGAATCTTGGAATGAATTAGAAAATGAAAATCATTATCAAGAATATGCTTATTATCAAAAATTACATAGCCAATTATCAAAGAAAGATGTTATTGCATATATTGATACATTCTATCAGAAATACTATGACAAACTTAAAGAATTAAATTATTCAGATGATGTGTTATGTCAGATGATGAAAAAAGCACAATTAAGTGATTTTGAATATATCACAAAACAGAATTTAAACTATCAGCAAACAAAATCATATCTTGATATAACAGGTGTAATTTATACTGATTTGAAAGCGTATATAGATTCACAAAAACAACCTCTTGAAGCTGTTTTATCTATCTCTTATCCATTTATCAATTCTCAAAACAAGGTGAATAGAACGTATCAAATTATTAATCCTGATTCACTTGCCACTATCATTAAAAAAGGGTTTCAAATTGCATCTGATTATATACCTAACGATCTCGTCACACCAAATATTATTTTCAGTCAGGATTGTACAAATAGACAATTAAGAAAAGAGGCATCTGAAGCTCTCGAACTTATGGCACAAGATGCTTCTAAAGAAAATTTACATCTTGCCATCAAAAGTGCATATCGTTCTTATCAAGAACAAAAAGATATTTATGATGAATATCATCAAAAATATGATCAAGTCACTGCTGATAGCCTTGTTGCCATCCCTGGGTCAAGTGAGCACCAATTAGGTCTTGGTGTCGATTTAACAAGCCAAAGTGTTATTGATGGGGAATGGCGTTTCTTTGGTGATACTCCAGAATACAAATGGGTTGTTGCCAATGCACATCGATATGGCTATATCTTACGTTATCCTAGTCACAATTCCAAGATGACAGGAACAACCAATGAACCATGGCATTTTCGTTATGTAGGTAAAGAGATTGCTAAAATCATTCATGATAATAATTGGACATTAGAAGAATATGTTTTACATTATGGTTTAGGTTCAGATTGTCTCATAACAAAATAA
- a CDS encoding thiamine diphosphokinase — protein sequence MKIGIYCGVDVGNVRDLTLDYIGVDRGVSHLLKQNITPIIALGDMDSIEDITLLNGLDVDQVSSIKDDTDTALAIKYAIAKGYDEIDLYGVTQRRMDHFLAVLCLLEQYQNYAITIYDQQNKIFVLRPGIHTIPKDGYHYFSLFAFKESFITLKECHYLLNHYHLIRHDPLCVSNQMNNDYAIVENTESVLFIQSQ from the coding sequence ATGAAAATAGGAATTTATTGTGGTGTAGATGTTGGAAATGTAAGGGATTTGACACTTGATTATATTGGTGTGGATCGAGGTGTCTCACATTTGTTGAAGCAAAATATTACACCTATTATTGCTTTAGGGGATATGGATTCTATTGAAGATATAACATTGTTAAATGGACTTGATGTTGATCAAGTATCAAGTATTAAAGATGATACTGATACTGCTTTGGCTATTAAATATGCGATTGCGAAGGGCTATGATGAGATTGATTTGTATGGTGTAACGCAAAGGCGTATGGATCATTTTCTTGCAGTTTTGTGTCTATTAGAACAATATCAAAATTATGCAATTACAATATATGATCAACAAAATAAAATCTTTGTTTTAAGACCAGGAATACATACAATACCAAAAGATGGTTATCATTACTTTTCATTGTTTGCCTTTAAAGAAAGTTTTATTACACTTAAGGAATGTCATTATCTTCTTAATCACTATCATTTAATTAGACATGATCCTTTATGTGTATCGAATCAAATGAATAATGATTATGCAATTGTTGAAAATACAGAATCTGTTTTATTTATTCAATCGCAATAA